The Solea senegalensis isolate Sse05_10M unplaced genomic scaffold, IFAPA_SoseM_1 scf7180000012744, whole genome shotgun sequence genome window below encodes:
- the si:ch73-52e5.2 gene encoding protein THEM6, with protein sequence MLLLVLGALLLLFCTLDVWYFLRGAQVFFEAWFQPRIWDILAEQSIDGMVLPHDLDYMGHMNNSRYLRECDFARFHHYMRNGLFMASHKLGAKMVVGASTIRYRRSLAFREAFEIRTKVVGWDEKAFYLEQRFVSKKDGFVSAIMLCRQNVVRCSPEKIIEFVCKRKIECPEFPEDVKHWISYISASSLALRAESGLEDKNK encoded by the exons ATGTTGCTGTTGGTGTTGGGAGCCCTCCTCCTGCTGTTCTGCACTCTTGATGTATGGTACTTCCTGCGTGGGGCCCAGGTGTTTTTCGAGGCATGGTTCCAACCCAGAATATGGGACATTCTAGCCGAACAAAGCATTGATGGCATGGTCCTTCCTCACGATTTGGACTACATGGGCCACATGAACAACTCCAGATACCTGAGGGAGTGTGACTTTGCCCGCTTTCACCATTATATGCGAAACGGGCTGTTCATGGCCTCGCACAAATTGGGAGCCAAAATGGTGGTCGGGGCTTCCACCATCAGGTATCGCCGCTCCTTGGCCTTCCGTGAGGCTTTTGAAATTCGGACCAAAGTAGTGGGTTGGGATGAGAAGGCCTTTTACTTGGAGCAGCGCTTTGTGTCCAAGAAAGACGGCTTCGTATCAGCGATTATGCTCTGCAGGCAGAATGTAGTGCGCTGCAGCCCAGAGAAGATTATTGAATTTGTATGCAAAAGAAAG ATCGAGTGCCCCGAGTTTCCAGAAGACGTCAAACACTGGATCAGCTACATTTCAGCCAGCAGCTTGGCTCTGAGAGCAGAGAGTGGACTGGAAGACAAGAACAAGTAA
- the LOC122759991 gene encoding protein THEM6-like, with product MWWLLWVLAALLVLFCSLDVWYFLHVAAVIVRAWFQPPIWDVTAEQVLQGRVTPRDIDMGHMNNARYLRQCDFARYSLYIRNGVWKALRALGSSLVVGATTMRYRRALCVGEGYELRSRIVTWDDKAFYLEQRFVSTKDGLVCAIMYCKQNVIRSSPDKIMQYLCKRKVECPEFPEDLQHWVNFISASSQTLRAESGLDEKNK from the exons ATGTGGTGGCTGCTGTGGGTGCTCGCTGCCTTGCTGGTTCTCTTCTGCAGTCTGGACGTGTGGTACTTCCTACATGTCGCGGCTGTGATCGTCCGTGCCTGGTTCCAGCCTCCAATCTGGGACGTCACGGCAGAGCAGGTCCTTCAGGGCCGCGTCACTCCCCGCGATATCGACATGGGCCACATGAACAATGCCCGTTACCTGCGCCAGTGTGACTTTGCCAGATATTCTCTCTACATACGCAACGGCGTGTGGAAGGCCTTGCGAGCCCTCGGAAGTTCGTTGGTGGTGGGGGCCACCACCATGCGTTACAGGAGGGCTCTGTGTGTAGGAGAGGGGTACGAGCTCCGGAGTCGCATCGTGACGTGGGACGACAAAGCCTTTTACCTGGAGCAGAGATTTGTGTCGACAAAAGACGGGCTGGTGTGTGCCATCATGTACTGCAAGCAGAATGTGATCCGGAGCAGCCCGGACAAGATTATGCAGTACCTCTGTAAAAGGAAG GTGGAATGTCCCGAGTTTCCAGAGGATCTTCAACACTGGGTCAACTTCATCTCTGCCAGCAGCCAGACCCTCAGAGCAGAGAGTGGACTTGACGAAAAGAATAAATAA